A window of Methanolobus sediminis contains these coding sequences:
- a CDS encoding 4Fe-4S binding protein encodes MEERDGFIVSIGCRKCGKCENICPNGALYRINGFVNVDHQKCDLCMKCVKVCPNKALVYME; translated from the coding sequence ATGGAAGAACGAGATGGTTTTATTGTCTCAATAGGTTGCCGCAAATGCGGCAAATGTGAGAATATCTGTCCCAACGGAGCACTTTACAGGATCAACGGTTTTGTTAATGTTGATCATCAAAAATGTGACCTTTGCATGAAATGCGTAAAAGTATGTCCTAATAAGGCTCTGGTCTACATGGAATAA
- a CDS encoding flavin reductase family protein: MKKSIGAKTLAYPTPAWLVGTYDMYGKANAMTAAWAGICCSDPPCITVSLRKATYSYANIMEKEAFTINIPSEDYVKETDYFGIASGRDEDKFEKIGLTPVKSEVVYAPYVEEFPVVLECKLIQSFELGLHTQFVGEIMDIKADEAVLDEKGNPEIEKIRPIIYSPERSYYGLGEFLGKAFSIGLEGNKK, from the coding sequence ATGAAAAAATCAATCGGAGCGAAAACGCTGGCATATCCTACTCCTGCATGGCTGGTAGGTACCTATGACATGTACGGAAAAGCAAATGCAATGACTGCCGCATGGGCGGGTATCTGCTGCTCGGATCCCCCATGTATCACCGTATCCTTAAGAAAGGCGACATACAGTTACGCTAACATCATGGAAAAGGAAGCTTTTACCATTAACATCCCATCCGAAGACTATGTCAAAGAGACTGATTATTTTGGAATTGCAAGCGGGAGAGATGAGGACAAGTTTGAAAAAATAGGACTTACACCCGTTAAGAGTGAAGTCGTGTATGCACCGTATGTAGAAGAGTTTCCTGTTGTCCTTGAATGCAAACTGATACAAAGTTTTGAACTTGGACTCCATACACAGTTCGTTGGCGAGATAATGGACATTAAAGCGGATGAAGCTGTACTGGATGAGAAAGGAAATCCGGAGATAGAGAAGATAAGACCTATCATCTATTCACCAGAGAGAAGTTATTACGGACTTGGTGAATTTCTGGGCAAGGCATTTTCCATTGGTTTGGAAGGTAATAAAAAATAG